The Peribacillus simplex genome contains a region encoding:
- a CDS encoding nitrate/nitrite transporter: MKISELKKSGHAPSLLASFLYFDISFMIWVLLGALGVYITKDFGLSPAEKGLIVAIPILGGSFFRIVLGYLTDRIGPRKTAIGGMLVTMIPLFWGWLFGGSLAELYLIGILLGVAGASFAAALPMASRWYPPHLQGLAMGIAGAGNSGTLFATLFGPRIAESLGWHNVMGLALIPLTIVFVIYILIAKDAPSQPPAKPLKEYFNVFKITDTWYFCILYSVTFGGFVGFTSFLNIFFVDEYGLTRIRAGEFVTLCVIAGSFFRPVGGFIADKIGGVKLLMFLFVGLTICMFGISFLYSLTVVTILLFIGMLFLGMGNGAVFQLVPQRFSKEIGFITGIVGAAGGVGGFLVPNILGTLKQITGTYATGFLVFSAVGIVALLILGLAQLSWKKTWVLGKNSVKI, encoded by the coding sequence ATGAAAATATCTGAATTGAAAAAAAGCGGTCATGCCCCGTCATTATTAGCTTCATTCCTTTATTTTGATATCAGTTTTATGATTTGGGTACTATTAGGTGCACTCGGTGTCTATATTACAAAGGATTTCGGACTTTCCCCAGCCGAAAAAGGCTTGATTGTAGCTATTCCGATTTTGGGAGGCTCGTTTTTTCGAATCGTACTTGGTTATTTGACAGATCGCATCGGTCCGCGGAAAACAGCAATCGGCGGGATGCTTGTTACGATGATTCCGCTTTTTTGGGGATGGTTATTCGGAGGAAGTTTAGCCGAGCTCTATTTAATTGGGATTTTACTCGGAGTGGCTGGTGCAAGTTTTGCTGCAGCACTTCCTATGGCTAGTCGCTGGTATCCCCCGCATTTGCAGGGTCTTGCGATGGGCATTGCTGGAGCAGGTAACAGCGGAACTCTTTTTGCTACATTGTTTGGACCGCGTATTGCAGAATCACTGGGCTGGCATAATGTTATGGGATTAGCTTTGATTCCTTTAACCATCGTGTTCGTCATTTATATTTTAATCGCAAAAGACGCACCATCTCAACCGCCTGCAAAACCGCTCAAGGAATATTTCAACGTATTTAAAATAACGGACACTTGGTATTTCTGTATTCTTTACAGTGTGACATTTGGGGGCTTTGTCGGATTTACTAGCTTTTTAAACATCTTTTTTGTTGATGAGTATGGGTTAACACGGATTAGGGCAGGGGAATTTGTTACATTATGTGTCATCGCCGGAAGTTTCTTTCGTCCTGTCGGAGGATTTATTGCCGATAAAATAGGTGGAGTTAAACTGCTTATGTTTTTATTCGTCGGACTCACAATATGTATGTTTGGGATTAGTTTTCTTTATTCTCTAACTGTGGTTACGATCCTGCTGTTCATCGGGATGCTATTTCTCGGTATGGGCAATGGAGCTGTCTTTCAATTAGTTCCACAGCGATTTTCTAAAGAAATTGGTTTTATCACAGGAATTGTAGGAGCTGCCGGAGGTGTTGGCGGATTCTTGGTTCCAAACATACTAGGTACGTTGAAACAGATTACTGGGACATATGCTACGGGATTTTTAGTATTTTCCGCAGTAGGGATCGTGGCGTTGCTTATCCTGGGCCTTGCTCAGCTTTCGTGGAAAAAAACGTGGGTACTCGGAAAAAATTCAGTTAAGATCTAG
- a CDS encoding asparaginase: protein MKKLMLITTGGTVASLEGENGLAPELHADDLLSYIPELNVRCRIDTKELMNIDSTNMQPEFWIDLANAIYEHYDHYDGFIITHGTDTMAYTSAAISYMLQDASKPIVITGSQIPISFSKTDAKRNISDAIRFACEEIGGVYIVFDGKVIQGTRAIKLRTKSYDAFESINYPYVASIHDDHIEYNKSIQIKKRKHIQLDTSLCTDVAVVKLHPGIKPEFFDCLKGLYKGVVVESYGSGGVPFQVRNILAKLIELTEHGVSVVITTQCLEEGEDMGIYEVGRKIDHDRVVRSKNMNTEAIVPKLMWVLGKTTDPKKVKEMMETTIAADISLYF, encoded by the coding sequence TTGAAAAAATTAATGTTGATTACGACTGGTGGAACAGTAGCCTCACTTGAAGGAGAAAACGGACTTGCACCTGAACTGCACGCCGATGATTTATTAAGTTACATACCTGAATTAAATGTACGTTGCCGTATTGATACGAAGGAGTTAATGAACATTGATAGCACCAACATGCAACCAGAGTTTTGGATAGACTTGGCGAATGCTATTTACGAACATTACGATCATTACGATGGCTTCATTATTACGCATGGCACCGATACAATGGCTTACACATCAGCTGCAATTTCTTATATGTTACAAGATGCATCAAAACCGATTGTAATTACAGGTTCGCAAATTCCTATTTCGTTTAGTAAAACAGATGCAAAACGAAACATTTCAGATGCCATTCGTTTTGCTTGTGAAGAAATAGGTGGGGTATATATTGTATTTGACGGCAAAGTCATTCAAGGGACAAGAGCGATTAAACTTAGAACGAAAAGCTATGATGCCTTTGAAAGTATTAATTATCCGTATGTTGCATCGATACATGATGACCATATTGAATATAATAAATCCATTCAAATCAAAAAAAGGAAACACATTCAATTAGATACATCACTTTGTACAGATGTGGCGGTTGTGAAATTACATCCAGGAATAAAACCAGAATTTTTTGACTGCCTAAAAGGTTTGTATAAAGGAGTGGTCGTAGAGAGCTATGGAAGTGGTGGTGTACCTTTTCAAGTGCGCAACATTTTAGCGAAATTAATTGAATTGACAGAGCACGGTGTATCGGTTGTCATTACGACTCAATGTCTCGAAGAAGGAGAAGACATGGGTATATATGAAGTTGGTCGGAAAATTGACCATGATCGTGTAGTACGTTCTAAAAATATGAACACAGAAGCAATCGTGCCGAAATTGATGTGGGTGCTAGGAAAAACAACAGATCCTAAAAAGGTAAAAGAAATGATGGAAACAACGATTGCAGCAGATATTTCCTTATATTTTTGA
- a CDS encoding fumarylacetoacetate hydrolase family protein, which produces MHVLQKTQKIVRYQNQQGKIHYGIVEDEMILQLSSSFAELVNKEIKYDGVELKYSDVKILEPVKPSKVVNFGWTYAGHAKETGGEANLVEPFLFLKPLSSLIADKEKIILPPNELSNQVELEGEVALVIGKRGKNIKEEDALDYVFGCTIFNDVTARDLTKKDPQFTRGKGFDTFGPLGPCIVTGVDPTNLRIVTTLNGRVVQDGNTNEMSLSIPFLISWLSQVMTLEPGDILATGSPSGSCPIKSGDEVIVEVENIGQLCNEVQ; this is translated from the coding sequence ATGCATGTGTTACAAAAAACACAAAAAATAGTTCGCTATCAGAATCAACAGGGCAAGATACATTACGGTATTGTTGAGGATGAGATGATATTACAACTGTCCAGCAGTTTTGCTGAACTTGTCAACAAGGAAATAAAGTATGACGGGGTAGAGCTGAAATATAGTGACGTGAAAATTCTGGAACCTGTAAAACCTTCGAAAGTTGTTAATTTCGGCTGGACATATGCAGGTCATGCAAAGGAAACAGGGGGAGAGGCGAACCTTGTAGAACCATTTCTCTTCTTGAAGCCATTATCTTCGCTTATTGCAGACAAGGAGAAAATTATCCTTCCTCCAAACGAGCTATCCAACCAAGTGGAACTTGAAGGGGAAGTAGCCTTGGTGATTGGAAAGCGCGGAAAAAACATCAAAGAAGAAGATGCGCTTGATTATGTGTTCGGTTGCACGATATTCAATGACGTCACTGCAAGAGATCTTACAAAAAAAGACCCACAGTTTACGCGGGGCAAAGGATTTGATACATTCGGACCTTTGGGACCGTGCATCGTTACCGGGGTAGATCCGACTAATTTGCGGATTGTGACCACTTTAAACGGCCGCGTTGTCCAAGACGGAAATACCAATGAAATGTCTCTGAGCATTCCGTTTCTAATCAGCTGGCTTTCACAAGTAATGACACTGGAGCCCGGTGACATTTTGGCCACGGGTTCACCATCTGGCAGCTGCCCGATCAAGTCGGGGGATGAGGTCATAGTTGAAGTCGAGAACATCGGTCAATTATGTAATGAGGTTCAGTGA
- a CDS encoding PadR family transcriptional regulator encodes MSNLLNSLTTELRRGTLTLAVLSQLKTPQYGYSLVQRLEKSGITIDQSTLYPLLRRLEKQELVTSSWNTSESRPRKYYALSDYGGEIFTQLKEEWEKTSQELYILLKGEGEDGAD; translated from the coding sequence ATGAGCAATTTACTGAATTCATTAACCACTGAGCTGCGCAGAGGCACTTTGACGTTAGCTGTTCTAAGTCAGCTCAAAACCCCTCAGTATGGGTACTCGCTTGTCCAGCGTTTAGAGAAGTCGGGAATTACCATTGATCAAAGTACTTTATATCCTTTGCTTCGCCGCCTGGAAAAACAAGAATTGGTCACCAGCAGCTGGAATACTTCTGAAAGTAGACCGCGCAAGTACTATGCTTTAAGCGATTATGGGGGAGAAATATTCACTCAGTTAAAGGAAGAATGGGAAAAAACTTCTCAAGAGCTTTATATATTATTAAAAGGAGAGGGAGAAGATGGAGCTGATTGA
- a CDS encoding IseA DL-endopeptidase inhibitor family protein: protein MKKFSGMLLSIIILFFTLSGQVTAKTTSQNLSDANALKIADNASKHFWNALHGYKTRSCSQKTFNYKGTAYSYLCQEFNTKDKLTTYLAETFTNNAVEKGLNKYSYITHKGKLARPIGDGDSMLEWRKAKIKLVYQKTNVRSYNLTVPTVDGDSVKRTVTFYKSGSTWKVNQFDAVQ, encoded by the coding sequence ATGAAAAAATTTTCAGGTATGCTATTATCCATTATCATTTTATTTTTCACATTAAGCGGTCAGGTTACCGCAAAAACGACATCACAGAATTTGTCTGATGCAAATGCATTAAAGATAGCCGATAATGCCAGCAAACATTTTTGGAATGCTTTACATGGGTATAAAACCCGTTCATGTTCACAAAAAACTTTCAATTATAAAGGGACAGCGTATTCATACCTTTGCCAAGAGTTTAATACAAAAGATAAGTTGACTACCTACTTAGCAGAGACATTTACTAATAATGCTGTTGAAAAAGGGCTGAACAAATATAGTTACATTACCCATAAAGGGAAATTAGCACGTCCTATCGGAGACGGCGACAGCATGTTAGAGTGGAGAAAAGCAAAAATTAAACTGGTCTATCAAAAAACTAACGTTAGATCCTACAATTTAACTGTACCTACTGTCGACGGTGACTCAGTAAAAAGAACAGTTACCTTTTATAAGTCCGGATCCACTTGGAAAGTTAATCAGTTCGATGCAGTTCAATAA
- a CDS encoding MFS transporter: protein MNKEPNIFTNRVFRAIILSGLFLQIGIWVRNFAVLLFVMEKTNGDAFAISMISVAEFAPIFIFSFIGGTFADRWSPKKTMVWCDILSALSVFAVLISLIFGSWKMVFFATLISAILSQFSQPSGMKLFKMHLPESQIQTGMSVYQTVFAVFMVLGPILGTFAFQSFGINISIAITGLAFLLSAGALAFLPKDRKLNEETAKTTIWQEMKSGVRYVLRKKELSLLGLCFLAAGLGLGFIQPLSIFLVTEQLELPKENLQWLFMVNGFGMILGGAGVMIFAKKVAPQRLLAFGMLVNAIGLAVMGLSTNLWITLTAEFFNGLMLPCIQIGINTLILQRTEGEFIGRVNGILSPLFTGSMVLTMSAAGVLKEQFSLVAIFETAAFFFILGMFFILPLYNQKAETKSLEIQS from the coding sequence ATTAATAAGGAACCTAACATTTTTACAAATCGAGTATTCCGGGCCATTATCTTATCAGGCTTGTTTTTACAAATAGGGATATGGGTACGGAATTTTGCCGTTTTGTTATTCGTCATGGAAAAGACAAATGGAGATGCCTTTGCCATTTCCATGATATCAGTAGCGGAATTCGCACCCATTTTTATTTTTTCATTTATTGGAGGGACGTTTGCTGACCGCTGGAGTCCGAAAAAAACGATGGTTTGGTGTGATATATTAAGTGCACTATCCGTATTTGCTGTGCTTATCTCGCTTATCTTCGGCAGTTGGAAAATGGTATTCTTCGCAACTTTGATTTCGGCGATACTTTCTCAGTTTTCTCAGCCATCAGGCATGAAGCTTTTTAAGATGCATTTGCCAGAAAGCCAAATTCAGACAGGGATGTCTGTTTATCAGACCGTCTTTGCAGTATTTATGGTTTTAGGTCCGATTCTCGGTACATTCGCCTTCCAATCATTCGGGATAAACATTTCGATTGCGATTACTGGCCTGGCGTTTTTACTTTCAGCTGGTGCACTCGCCTTTCTTCCAAAAGATCGTAAACTGAATGAAGAGACCGCAAAAACAACGATATGGCAGGAAATGAAAAGCGGAGTGAGGTATGTGTTGCGAAAAAAGGAACTAAGCTTACTTGGTTTATGTTTTCTGGCAGCCGGGCTCGGACTGGGTTTCATTCAGCCGCTCTCTATATTCCTTGTTACGGAACAACTGGAACTGCCTAAGGAAAATCTGCAATGGTTATTTATGGTGAATGGGTTTGGCATGATTTTAGGTGGTGCCGGTGTGATGATTTTTGCTAAAAAAGTGGCACCTCAAAGATTATTAGCTTTCGGAATGCTTGTGAATGCCATTGGATTAGCGGTAATGGGGCTTTCAACAAATCTTTGGATTACACTTACAGCCGAGTTCTTTAATGGGCTAATGCTGCCTTGTATTCAAATCGGGATCAATACTTTGATTTTACAGAGGACCGAAGGCGAGTTCATCGGAAGGGTCAATGGAATCTTAAGCCCGCTATTCACTGGATCGATGGTGTTGACCATGAGTGCAGCAGGTGTACTGAAAGAGCAATTTTCACTCGTCGCCATATTTGAAACAGCCGCTTTCTTTTTTATTCTGGGGATGTTTTTCATTTTGCCATTGTACAATCAAAAGGCCGAAACCAAATCCCTGGAAATTCAATCGTAA
- a CDS encoding ribonuclease H-like YkuK family protein, with the protein MKQYPFQNIPFQNLQKKDMSFEEVFVHIVEFMELNPSGNYQLMVGTDSQVHKKHTVFITGIVIRQVGNGVWGCIRKVMIPRRMLHLHERISQELSLTEEIVSMFTEERKNQLIDIVLPAVYQGATFTMEGHIDIGIGKRNKTSEFVKEMVARMESMGVEPKIKPNAFVASSYANRYTKKE; encoded by the coding sequence ATGAAGCAATATCCATTTCAGAACATCCCATTTCAAAACCTTCAGAAAAAAGACATGTCATTTGAAGAGGTATTTGTTCATATTGTTGAGTTCATGGAATTAAATCCTTCCGGTAACTATCAATTGATGGTCGGGACAGATTCGCAAGTACATAAAAAACATACCGTTTTCATTACAGGCATCGTGATACGGCAGGTCGGAAATGGTGTATGGGGTTGTATAAGAAAAGTGATGATCCCTAGAAGGATGCTGCATTTACATGAGCGCATTTCCCAAGAGCTGTCGTTAACAGAAGAAATCGTATCCATGTTTACGGAAGAAAGAAAAAATCAGTTAATCGATATTGTCCTGCCTGCTGTATATCAAGGGGCAACGTTCACAATGGAAGGGCACATTGATATCGGGATTGGAAAACGGAACAAAACCAGTGAGTTTGTCAAAGAAATGGTAGCCAGGATGGAATCCATGGGCGTGGAACCAAAAATCAAACCCAATGCTTTCGTCGCTTCAAGTTATGCCAACCGGTATACAAAAAAAGAGTGA
- a CDS encoding sporulation protein → MILRKSLLLLGIGSAQIDLILPKNTYKSGECINGYFLIKGGTLAQRIRRIECDLIMDTHSTGMEEILKTSTILSSREINSGESNEIPFNFCLPILKEPYKRGVSYRLKTRLILDKGIIGKDDDWILIDSE, encoded by the coding sequence TTGATACTTAGAAAATCTTTGTTACTTTTAGGGATAGGTTCTGCACAAATAGATTTAATCCTTCCGAAAAATACGTATAAATCTGGTGAATGCATAAATGGATATTTCTTGATTAAGGGTGGTACCCTTGCGCAAAGAATAAGAAGGATTGAATGTGATTTGATCATGGATACTCATTCTACGGGAATGGAAGAAATCCTTAAAACGAGCACCATTTTGTCTTCAAGAGAGATTAATTCAGGGGAAAGCAATGAAATTCCTTTTAACTTTTGTCTGCCTATATTAAAGGAGCCTTATAAGCGGGGGGTTTCCTATCGCCTTAAAACGAGACTTATCCTTGATAAAGGGATAATAGGCAAGGATGATGACTGGATTTTAATCGATTCTGAATAA
- a CDS encoding UDP-N-acetylmuramoyl-L-alanyl-D-glutamate--2,6-diaminopimelate ligase, which translates to MILKDILKEAINGNLPKDVEHISITGVTDNSKEIKKGFLFVAVTGYTSDGHNYIKDAIRLGASAVIGNRDIKGLDVPYLRVENSRKALGLIAKRFYGDPSNQKIMIGITGTNGKTTTSYMLQQILEENGVTCSVIGTIQHIINGIKVDSHNTTPGTMKLNSLLAASQDMVVIMEVSSHGLAQYRLEGIEFDFCVFTNLYHDHLDFHGTMEDYFLAKLLLFEKLKPNGLAIINGDDFWGERLQEYLREKSVSAFVFGKSNRCDLTITNYNAAINPFILLNENHDFVKIELPLPGLHNLYNAIAAYSVAKMFPISKEEILTSLKRFSGVPGRFEMYKKEFGPTIVIDYAHTADAIQHMLQTAQECGAKKIYHIFGFRGGRDTTKRAEMVKVSSEHSDVSILTMDDLNSEGLEEMESSLNELQSDYFAGNGKVIPDRTLAIQEAFQAGKEGDWIIITGKGIERYEKNFGLPTISDKETVLYLQNKDQADFIGYFDQ; encoded by the coding sequence ATGATCCTTAAAGACATATTGAAAGAAGCAATAAACGGGAATTTGCCGAAGGACGTTGAACATATATCCATCACAGGTGTAACCGATAATTCTAAAGAAATTAAAAAAGGATTCCTTTTTGTTGCCGTAACCGGTTATACGTCCGATGGCCATAATTACATTAAAGATGCAATTCGTTTAGGGGCATCGGCTGTGATTGGCAATCGAGATATTAAGGGATTGGATGTTCCCTATTTACGAGTGGAGAACAGTCGAAAAGCATTAGGGCTAATCGCCAAAAGGTTTTATGGAGATCCCAGCAATCAAAAAATAATGATAGGAATTACGGGCACAAATGGAAAAACCACAACGAGCTATATGCTTCAGCAAATATTAGAAGAGAATGGGGTTACCTGTTCCGTCATTGGTACGATACAGCATATTATCAACGGAATCAAAGTCGATTCCCATAATACGACTCCAGGTACCATGAAACTGAATTCCTTGCTGGCAGCCAGTCAGGACATGGTTGTCATAATGGAAGTGTCTTCTCATGGATTAGCCCAATACAGATTGGAAGGAATTGAATTTGATTTCTGTGTCTTCACGAATTTGTATCATGACCATCTCGACTTCCACGGTACGATGGAGGATTATTTCCTTGCAAAATTACTGCTTTTTGAAAAATTGAAACCAAATGGTCTTGCAATTATCAATGGGGATGATTTCTGGGGAGAAAGACTACAAGAATACTTACGTGAGAAGAGTGTCAGTGCCTTTGTATTTGGAAAATCCAATCGCTGCGATTTAACCATCACCAATTATAATGCTGCAATAAACCCCTTTATTTTATTGAATGAGAATCATGATTTTGTGAAAATTGAGTTACCTTTACCTGGACTTCATAATTTATATAACGCAATAGCTGCGTATTCCGTAGCGAAGATGTTTCCAATTTCAAAAGAGGAAATCCTCACTTCACTGAAACGATTTTCCGGTGTGCCAGGAAGATTTGAAATGTATAAGAAAGAATTTGGACCGACAATAGTCATTGATTATGCACACACTGCAGATGCCATTCAACATATGCTTCAAACTGCCCAAGAATGCGGGGCCAAAAAAATTTATCATATCTTTGGTTTCCGAGGTGGACGAGATACAACCAAAAGGGCTGAAATGGTTAAAGTATCATCGGAACATAGTGATGTTTCGATTTTGACGATGGATGATCTGAATTCGGAGGGATTAGAAGAGATGGAATCGTCCCTAAATGAACTCCAAAGCGATTACTTTGCTGGAAATGGGAAGGTTATTCCAGATCGGACACTTGCTATACAGGAGGCGTTCCAAGCAGGAAAGGAAGGAGATTGGATTATCATTACAGGAAAAGGAATTGAGAGGTATGAGAAAAATTTCGGACTGCCTACCATTTCTGACAAAGAAACGGTACTATATCTGCAAAATAAAGACCAAGCGGATTTTATCGGTTATTTTGATCAATAG
- a CDS encoding mechanosensitive ion channel family protein, producing the protein MNVLKFTEQAMDYLEEFLVLRLFILALLLLAVYYILNKMVEWFFKRSDFFVEEVERTIQGVTRSALRYGLAGLFLIYLIGQFIDIKGIMAGAGIVGVVIGFAAQQMLKDILLGFVRLSDNEFRVGNFVTFNGTSSGTIEEIGIRFMQIREWSGKLLTIPHSEIRTIQNFNKGRMRIIERITVSYQENPERVKRLLENICIICNEKYGESLLRLEDDTPEEDFRYIGITDLNPNLKYVGYELCIVGLVKPDDYFETSRSVRFEMMTALHENQILMPSSHLLVQGNPNQERLLEN; encoded by the coding sequence ATGAATGTCTTGAAATTTACAGAACAGGCTATGGATTATTTGGAAGAATTTTTAGTATTGAGGCTTTTTATATTAGCTTTACTGTTATTGGCCGTTTATTATATTTTGAATAAAATGGTTGAATGGTTCTTTAAGAGATCTGATTTTTTTGTGGAAGAAGTCGAAAGAACGATACAGGGGGTTACTCGTTCTGCTCTTAGGTACGGCCTTGCAGGACTTTTCCTCATTTATCTGATTGGACAGTTTATAGACATAAAAGGAATCATGGCTGGAGCTGGGATTGTAGGGGTCGTGATCGGATTTGCGGCTCAGCAAATGCTTAAGGATATCTTATTGGGATTCGTAAGGCTTTCAGATAACGAATTCCGGGTAGGGAATTTTGTGACCTTTAATGGGACAAGTTCCGGGACGATTGAGGAAATCGGTATCCGGTTCATGCAGATCAGGGAATGGTCAGGAAAATTGCTGACCATCCCACACAGTGAAATCAGGACGATTCAAAATTTTAATAAAGGAAGAATGCGAATCATTGAACGCATCACAGTAAGTTATCAAGAAAATCCCGAAAGGGTAAAGCGGCTGTTGGAGAATATATGTATTATCTGTAATGAGAAGTATGGTGAAAGCCTTCTAAGACTAGAAGATGATACACCTGAAGAGGATTTTAGGTACATTGGCATTACGGATTTAAATCCGAATCTTAAATATGTTGGATATGAACTATGCATAGTGGGACTTGTGAAACCTGATGATTACTTTGAAACATCGAGAAGCGTGAGGTTTGAAATGATGACTGCTTTACATGAGAATCAAATTCTAATGCCATCTTCCCATTTGCTTGTTCAGGGCAATCCTAATCAAGAACGTTTATTGGAGAACTGA
- a CDS encoding alanine/glycine:cation symporter family protein, with product MQQLLHDVIGVTNDFLWSKLLIIMLVSCGIYFTFKLKFVQVRMLKEMVRVLMEGRKGSKDSVSPFQAFCIGMAARVGTGNITGIAIAIALGGPGAIFWMWIIAIISSATSFIESTLAQVYKVKDKTGFRGGPSYYMEKGLNKRWMGVLFSILITLSFGLVFNSVQSNTVTIAFENSFGADRLTVGILMTLAFAAIIFGGVKRIAKISEYKVMVLGVLYLGMALFVVAMNITKMPEILSLIINNAFGFEQLAGGSIGAAFMNGVKRGLFSNEAGMGSAPNVAATAKTSHPVKQGLIQAFGVLTDTLIICTSTAFIILLSDAYKQPGLTGIALTQTSLSEHIGSWASGCLAIFVFLFAFGSLIGNYYYGETNIRFLHSSKVWLILYRIGAFAMIVFGSIAKVELVWDLADLFMGLMVIVNLIAVFLLSKVAFAALSDYMKQKKAGQDPVFYKDSIKGLENLECWEHSQDADTYIKKKTI from the coding sequence ATGCAACAATTATTACATGATGTAATTGGCGTAACGAATGATTTCCTTTGGTCAAAATTATTAATTATTATGCTTGTTTCTTGTGGGATTTATTTCACATTTAAATTGAAATTTGTACAGGTTAGAATGTTAAAGGAAATGGTCCGTGTATTAATGGAAGGAAGAAAGGGTTCTAAAGACAGCGTTTCTCCCTTTCAAGCGTTCTGTATCGGTATGGCCGCTCGAGTTGGAACAGGCAATATCACAGGAATTGCGATTGCGATTGCATTAGGCGGTCCTGGAGCGATTTTCTGGATGTGGATTATTGCAATTATTAGCTCGGCAACCAGCTTTATTGAAAGTACGTTAGCACAAGTATATAAAGTAAAAGATAAAACTGGTTTCCGAGGTGGTCCATCCTATTATATGGAAAAAGGATTGAACAAACGTTGGATGGGAGTATTATTCTCCATTTTAATTACGCTTTCTTTCGGTCTTGTATTCAATTCTGTACAATCAAATACCGTTACAATTGCTTTTGAGAACTCATTTGGTGCAGATCGTTTAACTGTAGGGATTCTCATGACACTTGCTTTCGCTGCGATTATCTTTGGCGGTGTAAAACGTATTGCAAAAATTTCTGAATACAAGGTTATGGTTCTTGGTGTGTTATACCTTGGAATGGCATTATTTGTCGTAGCAATGAACATTACCAAAATGCCGGAAATTCTTTCTCTTATTATTAATAACGCGTTCGGCTTTGAACAACTTGCAGGCGGTTCAATCGGCGCTGCGTTCATGAATGGGGTTAAACGTGGTTTATTCTCGAATGAAGCTGGTATGGGGAGTGCGCCAAACGTTGCCGCAACTGCAAAAACAAGTCATCCGGTGAAACAAGGACTGATTCAGGCATTTGGCGTATTGACGGATACACTGATTATCTGTACAAGCACAGCATTTATTATTTTACTTTCGGATGCTTATAAACAACCAGGGCTAACTGGCATTGCACTTACACAAACTTCATTAAGTGAACACATCGGTTCCTGGGCATCAGGTTGTCTTGCGATCTTTGTTTTCCTATTTGCATTCGGTTCGCTAATTGGTAACTATTATTATGGGGAAACAAATATTCGATTTTTACACTCAAGTAAAGTATGGTTGATTCTTTATCGAATAGGCGCGTTCGCAATGATTGTATTCGGTTCGATTGCAAAGGTCGAGCTTGTATGGGATTTAGCAGATTTATTTATGGGCTTGATGGTTATCGTAAACTTAATTGCTGTTTTCTTATTATCAAAAGTAGCTTTTGCAGCATTAAGTGATTATATGAAACAGAAAAAAGCTGGTCAAGATCCTGTTTTTTATAAAGACAGCATTAAAGGGCTTGAAAATCTTGAATGTTGGGAGCACTCTCAAGATGCTGACACTTATATTAAAAAAAAGACCATATAA